In Sphaerochaeta sp., the genomic window GATACAATGCCACCGCCTGCCCCACCTCGCTTCCTTTCCCCGCCGTGTTGCGGATGGTCAGGTTCACCAAGCGCAGGCGCTCACCGGAAAAGAACGCTGTGGAGGAGCGGAACGTCCCCCGTTTGTATCCATCAGAGACCGTTTCCCACGCCCCATCGTCCCAGCTGACCACGGCGCCATCCTCCCCGACCAGCGTCAGGTCATGTTTGTCACAGAACAGCTTTTCGTGGTATTCACCCTTCTTCACCACCACCCTCGCCGGAATCCGGTACGGAATGGCGTCAAGCGCCTCCTGGATGGAGGAGTAGTCCCCTCCTTTTCCCACGGTCAGTTCCACCATGTCTCCCTCCGCCTTGAGCATACCCCGTTTCTCCGCTATGCTTCCAGTATGCGCGCACATCATATTCCGTTGTTGTTGCTTTGCCTGGTGCTCGGCACCTCCTCCCTCACCGCCCAGCCGTTTCGGCTCTCTCCGCTGACAGACGGCATCTTTACCGGCTCCGCTCTTACGGCAAACGGCACGGCATGGCTGTTGGAAACCACCTACACAAAACCTGTAGCAGGTACACTCTCGCTGGATTCAGTCAATCCGTTTGACCGGATGCTGGTCTATTCGTACAACGAAACGCTGGACCATGTGGGAACGGCGCTGGAAGTGGCAAGCCTGGGGACGGTCGCCGCGCTCTCGGCCACGGACAGCGGACAGTGGGGCACCATCGCCGTGATGTACGCTGAGAGTGTGCTACTCTCCAACGGACTGAAGAACATCGCCAAGGCGACGATCACCCGGGCGCGGCCATACCGGTACTTTGATTCCGCACCAGAGGCGGATGACCAAGACAGCAGTTTCTTCTCCGGCCACACCACGCTGGCGTTCACCGGAGCGACCTTCACCAGCTACGTGTTCAGCGCCTATTTCCCCGATTCCCCATGGAAGATTCCCGTCATCGCGGCAAGCTACGCCCTTGCCACGGCGACGGCCGCCAGCAGGATCGCCAGCGGCTCACACTTCCTCTCTGATGTCCTGGTCGGAGCGGCCGTCGGCTCGCTCTCCGGATTCCTTGTGCCGTTCCTTCACCGGACGTTTCCCCAGCCGAAGGAATCGGAGAAACCGATTCCCAAACAGTTCTACCTTACCGCGTCCCTTGTGCCTGACGGATTCTGGGTACGATGCGATTTCTGAACAGGGAAAGCACGAAGTAGCAGACTACAGCCACGATGACAATCGTCGCGCCGCTGGAAAGATCCAGCGTGTAACTCAACGCAAGCCCCGCGAAGCAGTAGGCAAGACAGAAGCCCATGGCGGCCAGCATGCGGCTGGCAAGTCTCCGGGTGAACAACGCGGCGGTTGCGGCGGGCGCGGAGAGCAGGGCGATGACCATGATGATGCCAACCAGCCTGATCAACACGACGACGGACAGGGCGATGAGAATCTGCAGCGCGTATTCCAGGAACCGGGTATTCAGCCCGGAGACGTAGGCGAACTCTTCATCGAACAGATATGTTTTCCAATCCTGGAACAACAGGAAAACGGTCGCCAGCACAACGATGGAAAGTACCAGCATCAGATACAAGTCAGCGGTGACGACAGAGAGGATGTTCCCGAACAGATACGAACTCAGGTCGGGGGGATAGCCAGGCATCAAGGAGACGAACAGCACGCCCAACGCCATGCCCAGCGACCAGAACAGCGCGATGGCCACGTCGCTCTTCATCTTTCCGCTTCTGCGGACGTATCCGATGCCCACCGCCGCCGTTACGGAGAACAGCGCTGCGCCCAGCATCGGGGAGAAACCACAGAGGTATCCCAGCCCCACGCCGCCGTAGGCCGTATGGGCGATACCACCGCTCATCATCACTAATTTCTTCTCCACGATGATCACGCCGATGACGCCACAGACGACGGAAGCCATCAGGCTGGCAAGCACGGCGTGCCGGAGAAACTGATAGGAAACCAACGCCTCAAACATCCAGCACCCTCCCGTCCAGACGAACGATGTGATCGACCTTTCCCTGGATCCCCTCCACATCATGGGTAACCAGCACGATGGTCATCCCTTCCCGATGAAGTCCTTCCAACACGCGATAGACGTGCTCCCGGCTCTCCGGATCAATGCTTGCCGTCGGCTCATCCAACAGCAGCATCTTCGGCTGGACGGCCAGGCACCGGGCGATGAGAAGCCGCTGGAACTGCCCGCCGGACAACTCCCCCACCAGGCGAGCCCCCAGGTCGGAGATTCCGACCAGTTCCATCATGCGCCGTGCGATGTCCGTCCTCCGGTGACGGTGAAACGGATGCAGGCCCCCACCATCGGCACCGCTTTCCGCAACTTCCGTCACGGTGATGGGGAAAGACCGCTCCATCGTCCCGTACTGGGGGACGTATCCCACCAACCGGGTGCGGGGATCATACGGCTTTCCGAAGACGGAAACCGTACCGCTGGAAGCCGGGCACAGCCCGAGCACCGCCTTCAGAAGGGTGGATTTCCCACCCCCGTTCGGCCCGACGATTCCCACCAGCTCCCCCTGAGCAACGGAAAGGGAGACGCCTCGGAGCGCCTCCACTTCCTCGTAGCGGACACAGAGGTCCTTCACTTCCAGCGCGTTCATGTGGCCGCGTCCCGGAAGGCCTCAGCCATCCTGTGCAAGTTATCCAGATAATCCGCGGCAAGCGGTTCCAGTTTGACCGTCACCCCTCCGATCTCCTCGGCGAACGCGACGCTCTGGCGATTGTCCACTTCCGCCTGGTAGAAGATCACCTTGGCCCCATCCTTCCGGGCGAGATCAACCATTTCCCGCATGTGTTTCGGGGTCGCTTCCTTTCCCTCTTCCTCCAAGGCGTACTGGGTCAAGCCGTATTCATCGGCGAAGTACCCGAAGGCGGGATGGAACACGATGAAGCTTTTTCCCTGCATGCCGGAGAGACTTGCACGGATTTCCGCGTCGGCATCAGAGAGCTGTTGCGTGAAGGCTTCAGCGTTTTTCTGGAACTCCGCTGCCTTCTGTGGCATCAGGCGGGACGCCTCCGCCTGGATGGCATCGACCATCACCTTCACCCGACGGACGGACAACCAGATGTGGGGATCCCGCTCCCCCCCCAGCTTGAGGTCCGGATACTGCTCCCGCACCTTGTCCTGCAGCTTGACCACCGGAATGGTCACCGACGGTAACACGGCGTTCTCCGCAGGAACCCCGATGGCCAGGTAGAGGTCAGCCTTTTCCAAGGCAGCTTTCTGCTTCACCGTAGGCTCATAGGTTTCCGGGCTCGCGCCGGGAGGGATCATCAGAAGCACGTCAAACGCGTCTCCACAGACCGCCTTGACGAAGGTCTCTTCGGGAACGATGGATACGGAGATGACCGGTTTCCCATCCGTTTTCGTTTCGTTTGTTCCTGCCGCCATGACAGGAAGCGTGCACAACAGACACGCGATCAGGACCAATCCTTGCGGGAATCGTTTCATATCATTCCTTTAATTTGCAAATTATTTGCAAATTGGAATATAGCATCACGCCTGTGGGAAAGTCAATGGCTTGTGTGCTGTTTCTTCATGCAATCCTTGCAGATTCCGTACAGCACGGTATCGTCATAGGAAAGCGTGAAACCATGCTTGGTCTTGATATGGTCGGTGAATTCCTGCATCTGGGCGCAATCAAGGTGGATCACCTTGCCGCAGACGGTGCACTTCAGATGGAGATGGTGGTGGCACCCTTCTTCCAAGGGAAGCTGGTAGCTCGGTTTGCCGCCACCGGTACCGGCGAACTGCAACAGCGTTCCCTCCTCAACCATCCGCTCGACGTTGCGGTAGATGGTGGAAAGATCGATGTCGGAAAGCGCCGCGTGGATTTCATCCACCGTCACTGCCCGGGAGCTCTCCTTGAGGAAATCCATCATCCGCATCCGTGTTTTGGTCTGGTATTCACCCTTTGCCATAGCCCTACTGTACCACGTTCCGTTTCAGCTGTCTTGCCGTCACGCCGCTTTTTCTTTACTCTAAGAGTATGAACGTGTTGTTTTTGGGTGAGATCGTCGGCAAACCGGGAATCTTCACCATCAAGCACTTGAAGCAACTCAGGCAGGAGAAGGCCATCGATCTGGTCATCGCCAACGCCGAAGGAACGACCAATGGCTTCGGTCTGGGCAAGGCCCACGCCATGCAGCTTTCCAAACTGGGCGTGGACATCCTGACCGGGGGAGAAAAGATCTACTACAAGCTGGATATGGTGGACTTCCTGGCCAAGGCGTCCTGGATCCTCCGCCCGGCAAACTATCCGTTGGGAGACCCGGGAAGGGGAATCCGCACGATGGAGATCGGAGGGAAGACGGTGGTCATCATCAACCTGTTGGGGACCAGCGGCTTTTCCAAGGTGCACCTGAACAACCCGTTTGGTCTTGCCAACGTGCTGGTGGACAAAGCGCGTGCCGAAACGAAGGATCCGATCATCCTCGTCCAGTTCCACGCGGCGACGAGCGCCGAGAAACAGACGATGGGTTACCTGCTTGACGGCAAGGTGGCCGCGGTGATCGGCACCCATTCCAAGGTGCTGTCCGCCGACCCCCATCTGCTTCCCGCTGGTACGGCGTACCTTACGGACAACGGCCGTTGCGGTTCCACCCTTTCCATCGGCGGATTCGCAAACGACGTGGAACTGCGCAAATACATGACCGGCATTCCCGAGCGATCCCATGAAAATTGGGACGGTCTGGAGATCCAAGGAGCACTGGTTTCCATCGGCGATGACGGCAAGGCGACAAGTGTGGAAACGATCCGGTATCCGGTAACGGAGACCGAGGAGGAAAAACAAAGCGTATGAACGAACATGTCATTGTGGAAAAAGTGCTTTCCCCCACCCGTGTGACGGTGGTGTGCTCCACCACGGCCTGTGTGGGATGCAAAGGTGAGATGTTCTGCACCAACAAAGGACGGAGTTTTGAGGCGTCAAAACCTCTTTTCATGAACCTCAAGCCGGGTGATCCGGTGGATGTGCATCTGAAGACCGGCAGGACCATCGCCAGCTCCTTCATCACCCTGATCATCCCGCTCTTGTTCTTCCCTGTGGTGTTCTTCATCCTCAGCAAGGTGGGGGCTTCGGAGATGGTCTCCCTGTTTGGGGGTCTGGGAGGCATCGGACTCGGCTTTCTGATCGTCTGGGCGTACTTCCGCTCAGCCCATGACAAGTACCTGCCGTCCGTCACCCCGGCAGAGGACTGAATTTTGCTGGACGCACCTTTCCGTTCGCCACTATACTGGTAGCCATGAAACGGTGCATCCTGGCATTCCTTCCCCTGTTGCTTCTCCTCTCCTGTTCCTCAGGCACTACGCCTGAAGCCCAGGAGACGAAGGACGCGGTGGAACAGCCTTCCATGATCCTCCGGGATGTCACCTACGTCACCTCGTGGGATGCAGGAGAACCCTTGACCATCACGGCATCCACCATCACGCTGGACGACAAGACCAACGAAGCGGTCATCCAGGATTTCTCGTTCTCCCGCACCGACGGAGAGGGGAAAACCGACCTGTGGGGCAGCGCAAAAACGGCCACCGTCAATACCCAGACCCATGATGCGACCCTCAGCGGAGACGTGGTGGTCCACAAGGAAACAGACCAGTTTGCAATCCATGCGCCGAATCTCCGCTGGAATGACGCAGAGCAACTTCTGTCCACTGGGGAGCAGGATCTGGCGGATATTTGTTTTCATGAAGGGGACGCCATCACCGGCCGGGGATTCTCCGGAGACCTGAAGACCAACACCTTCGAATTCGTCCAACTGGTACAAGGGGTGGTGCAGCAATGAAACGTGTTTCTCTTTTTCTGTCCATCCTCCTTCTCACCCTTCCCCTTTCTGCCGAAGCCATCTCGTTCAAAGGGGGATACACCAAGGTCCGGATGCAGGACGGGAAAAAGGAAATCGTGCTCAGCGGCGGCGCACAGGTACAGACCGGCTCGTTGTCCCTCTCCGCAAAGACGATCACGCTGAGCGGGGATGATTATGACCGCATTTCCCTTTCCGGTGATGTGACGGTCGTCGACACCGAGCAAGGCCTGACGATGCAGAGCCCGGCCGTCGGATACGTCCGTTCCACCGGAGTCCTGTCCGTCCAAAGCTGGGTGGAGATCGACGACACCACCAACGAGATTTCCGCTTCGGCGGGAAGCCTTTCGTTCAACCGGCAGACCGGGCTGATGCAATTGGAAGGACAGGTACGGCTCCTCAGGGCGGCAAGCAAAGGCATCATGCGTTGCACCAGCGACACGTTGACATACGACCGGGACCACAAACGGCTCCAGTTGGCGGGTGACGCCGTCATCACCTGGAACGGGGACGTCTACCAGGCGCACGTCATCACGGTGGACCTGGACAGTGAGGAGATCCAGCTGGAAGGATCCATCAAGGGGACGGTCCATGGCTAGCAGATTGGAAATGCTTCATCTTGCCAAAACGTACGGCAAGAAACAGGTGGTCAAGGACATCTCCTTCGCCATGGATGCAGGGGAGATCGTCGGACTCCTCGGTCCCAACGGGGCGGGAAAAACCACCACGTTTTACATGATCGTCGGCTTCATCCACGGAAACGGGGGAAGAATCATTCTGGACGGCAGGGATGTCACCCGGCTGCCGATGTACCAGCGCTCCCGCCTTGGCCTCTCCTATCTTCCCCAGGAGCCATCCGTTTTCCGCAAACTCTCCGTACAGGACAACATCCGCCTGGTCGTCCAGACACGGCGCGACCTGGACAAAAACGCCCAACAGCAGGAGACGGAGAAACTGATGGATGAATTCGGGCTGACGGCGCTTCGGAACCAGCGGGGATACACGCTCTCCGGCGGCGAGCGCCGGCGGACGGAGATCGCCCGGGCGTTGGGCACCGCACCGAAGTTTCTGCTCCTGGACGAACCGTTCGCCGGCATCGACCCCAAGGCGGTGTATGAGATCAAACAGTTGATCAAACAGCTTGCCGCCAAAGGAATCGGCGTGCTCCTCACCGACCACAACGTCCGCGACACACTTGCCATCACCGACCGTTCCTATCTGATCAACGAAGGCACCATTCTGGTCTCCGGCACCAAGGAAGAACTCATCGCCAACAAGGCGGCACGGGACATCTACTTCGGTGACGAGTTCGGGGAGGATTGAGATGGGTCTTTCCCTAATCCTTGAACAGAAACAACAACTCAAACTCAGCCCTCAATTGATCCAGAGCTTTGAACTGATGGCCCTCCCCCTGACGGAACTCCAGGCGAAAATCCAGGCGGCCATTGAAACCAACCCGACGCTGGAGATTCCCGACGCCAAGGAGTATTCGCTGGACTCCGTTCCGGATTACGACGGAAAGAAGGACCAGAGCGACTACGACGAGGGAGGCCAAGGATACGACAGCGAGGCGAGCGACCGGGCCCAGCAGTTCATGGAGAACACCTTGACGGAAAAGGAGACGCTGCAGGAACACCTCTTGGGTCAGTTGGGATGCGTTTCCCTGACCGACGAGGAATACCAGACCGGCGAAGCCTTGATCTCCAACATGGACGACAACGGATTCTTCCGGGATGATCCCGCCGTCTTCCTCAAGCCGAACCAGCTTCCGTTCAAGGACAAGCTGGTGGCCATCATCCAAGGGTTCGATCCTTCCGGCGTCGGCGTGCGGGACTGGAAGGAATCGGTGATCCTCCAGGCCAAACAGAAAGGGCTCAAACCGGAAGAGTTCACGGTGTTCACCGCGATGGTGGATCATGAACTGGAGTCGATACGCGCGGGAAAAACCGATCAAGTGGCAAAGAACCTCGGAGTTGACTCGGAAGAAGTCGAGGCGTTGTACGCGTTCCTCAAGACGTTGACGCCGTACCCCGGCCAAGGGTTCGCCTCCGGTCCGGACCAGTTCGTCATCCCGGATCTCTCCATCCACCAGAAGGACGGAAAGCTGGTGATGCAGATGAACAGCGACGCCATCCCGACACTGACCATCAGTCCGGAATACCAGCAGATGGCCGAGCAGATCGACGACAAGAAGACCAAGCAGTACATCAAGGAACAAATATCCCAGGCAAACCAGTTGATCACCCAGATCGACATGCGCAACGACACCCTGAGGAAAGTCGCCCAAGTGGTGCTTGCCGAGCAGAGCGAGTTCTTCCTCAAAGGACCGAAATTCCTCAAGCCACTGACCCAGAAAGAAGTGGCGGAGAAAATCGGGGTGCATGAGACGACGGTCAGCAGGATCGCCAACGCCAAATACGTGGACACCGACTGGGGGATCATCCCGATCAAGAACCTGTTCTCCAACGCCGTCGGGGACGGGAACCAGTCAAAGAACTCCGTCAAGGAGATCATCCGGGAGATCATCCAGGAACATCAGGGCGAAAAAGCGTTGTCT contains:
- a CDS encoding zinc ABC transporter substrate-binding protein, which codes for MKRFPQGLVLIACLLCTLPVMAAGTNETKTDGKPVISVSIVPEETFVKAVCGDAFDVLLMIPPGASPETYEPTVKQKAALEKADLYLAIGVPAENAVLPSVTIPVVKLQDKVREQYPDLKLGGERDPHIWLSVRRVKVMVDAIQAEASRLMPQKAAEFQKNAEAFTQQLSDADAEIRASLSGMQGKSFIVFHPAFGYFADEYGLTQYALEEEGKEATPKHMREMVDLARKDGAKVIFYQAEVDNRQSVAFAEEIGGVTVKLEPLAADYLDNLHRMAEAFRDAAT
- the lptB gene encoding LPS export ABC transporter ATP-binding protein; this encodes MASRLEMLHLAKTYGKKQVVKDISFAMDAGEIVGLLGPNGAGKTTTFYMIVGFIHGNGGRIILDGRDVTRLPMYQRSRLGLSYLPQEPSVFRKLSVQDNIRLVVQTRRDLDKNAQQQETEKLMDEFGLTALRNQRGYTLSGGERRRTEIARALGTAPKFLLLDEPFAGIDPKAVYEIKQLIKQLAAKGIGVLLTDHNVRDTLAITDRSYLINEGTILVSGTKEELIANKAARDIYFGDEFGED
- a CDS encoding YmdB family metallophosphoesterase; this encodes MNVLFLGEIVGKPGIFTIKHLKQLRQEKAIDLVIANAEGTTNGFGLGKAHAMQLSKLGVDILTGGEKIYYKLDMVDFLAKASWILRPANYPLGDPGRGIRTMEIGGKTVVIINLLGTSGFSKVHLNNPFGLANVLVDKARAETKDPIILVQFHAATSAEKQTMGYLLDGKVAAVIGTHSKVLSADPHLLPAGTAYLTDNGRCGSTLSIGGFANDVELRKYMTGIPERSHENWDGLEIQGALVSIGDDGKATSVETIRYPVTETEEEKQSV
- a CDS encoding SoxR reducing system RseC family protein, whose protein sequence is MNEHVIVEKVLSPTRVTVVCSTTACVGCKGEMFCTNKGRSFEASKPLFMNLKPGDPVDVHLKTGRTIASSFITLIIPLLFFPVVFFILSKVGASEMVSLFGGLGGIGLGFLIVWAYFRSAHDKYLPSVTPAED
- a CDS encoding phosphatase PAP2 family protein, producing MRAHHIPLLLLCLVLGTSSLTAQPFRLSPLTDGIFTGSALTANGTAWLLETTYTKPVAGTLSLDSVNPFDRMLVYSYNETLDHVGTALEVASLGTVAALSATDSGQWGTIAVMYAESVLLSNGLKNIAKATITRARPYRYFDSAPEADDQDSSFFSGHTTLAFTGATFTSYVFSAYFPDSPWKIPVIAASYALATATAASRIASGSHFLSDVLVGAAVGSLSGFLVPFLHRTFPQPKESEKPIPKQFYLTASLVPDGFWVRCDF
- a CDS encoding ABC transporter ATP-binding protein, whose translation is MNALEVKDLCVRYEEVEALRGVSLSVAQGELVGIVGPNGGGKSTLLKAVLGLCPASSGTVSVFGKPYDPRTRLVGYVPQYGTMERSFPITVTEVAESGADGGGLHPFHRHRRTDIARRMMELVGISDLGARLVGELSGGQFQRLLIARCLAVQPKMLLLDEPTASIDPESREHVYRVLEGLHREGMTIVLVTHDVEGIQGKVDHIVRLDGRVLDV
- the rpoN gene encoding RNA polymerase factor sigma-54; this encodes MGLSLILEQKQQLKLSPQLIQSFELMALPLTELQAKIQAAIETNPTLEIPDAKEYSLDSVPDYDGKKDQSDYDEGGQGYDSEASDRAQQFMENTLTEKETLQEHLLGQLGCVSLTDEEYQTGEALISNMDDNGFFRDDPAVFLKPNQLPFKDKLVAIIQGFDPSGVGVRDWKESVILQAKQKGLKPEEFTVFTAMVDHELESIRAGKTDQVAKNLGVDSEEVEALYAFLKTLTPYPGQGFASGPDQFVIPDLSIHQKDGKLVMQMNSDAIPTLTISPEYQQMAEQIDDKKTKQYIKEQISQANQLITQIDMRNDTLRKVAQVVLAEQSEFFLKGPKFLKPLTQKEVAEKIGVHETTVSRIANAKYVDTDWGIIPIKNLFSNAVGDGNQSKNSVKEIIREIIQEHQGEKALSDQKITDLLVGKGINVARRTVAKYRKELNIDSSFVRGS
- the lptC gene encoding LPS export ABC transporter periplasmic protein LptC codes for the protein MKRCILAFLPLLLLLSCSSGTTPEAQETKDAVEQPSMILRDVTYVTSWDAGEPLTITASTITLDDKTNEAVIQDFSFSRTDGEGKTDLWGSAKTATVNTQTHDATLSGDVVVHKETDQFAIHAPNLRWNDAEQLLSTGEQDLADICFHEGDAITGRGFSGDLKTNTFEFVQLVQGVVQQ
- a CDS encoding metal ABC transporter permease, with product MFEALVSYQFLRHAVLASLMASVVCGVIGVIIVEKKLVMMSGGIAHTAYGGVGLGYLCGFSPMLGAALFSVTAAVGIGYVRRSGKMKSDVAIALFWSLGMALGVLFVSLMPGYPPDLSSYLFGNILSVVTADLYLMLVLSIVVLATVFLLFQDWKTYLFDEEFAYVSGLNTRFLEYALQILIALSVVVLIRLVGIIMVIALLSAPAATAALFTRRLASRMLAAMGFCLAYCFAGLALSYTLDLSSGATIVIVAVVCYFVLSLFRNRIVPRIRQAQGTR
- a CDS encoding transcriptional repressor, with amino-acid sequence MAKGEYQTKTRMRMMDFLKESSRAVTVDEIHAALSDIDLSTIYRNVERMVEEGTLLQFAGTGGGKPSYQLPLEEGCHHHLHLKCTVCGKVIHLDCAQMQEFTDHIKTKHGFTLSYDDTVLYGICKDCMKKQHTSH